One segment of Podospora pseudopauciseta strain CBS 411.78 chromosome 5 map unlocalized CBS411.78m_5.2, whole genome shotgun sequence DNA contains the following:
- a CDS encoding uncharacterized protein (COG:T; EggNog:ENOG503P85U), translating to MNRGRLDDHICRAAMTRRPFPTLVLWQVFDCWMAYPEAFMPWDVDPSKVQVPEVSETARGLRPLEPYDNRDTMVHYDIDPLNRKEQFSEEWDYINGNPRTIKSETAGNFNWWTNLYQIALVIWQMVSLCHAELPPSPEKITIKMLDGTETTAYGFGGYILNDKKFKHIDRDLRELINQCMLHVPVKRPTMEQLENLLRSKTNIQGVDPQNQEQAETQRYCEWLFRGTPAPKPAQPVDHKLPAGLRGWTVKNVVEEQKIWLETPEKAARRKALNKAAQTRHMNPGRVLANRIGIVREVRNLWGDYFKRK from the exons ATGAATCGTGGCCGGTTGGACGATCATATCTGCAGGGCTGCCATGACCAGGAGGCCGTTCCCGACTCTGGTTTTGTGGCAAGTGTTTGATTGTT GGATGGCCTATCCTGAAGCCTTTATGCCTTGGGACGTCGACCCGAGCAAAGTACAGGTCCCCGAAGTATCTGAAACAGCAAGAGGTCTCAGACCACTCGAGCCCTACGATAACAGAGACACGATGGTCCATTATGACATCGACCCATTGAATA GAAAGGAACAATTCTCTGAAGAATGGGATTACATCAACGGAAACCCAAGAACGATCAAATCCGAGACGGCTGGAAATTTCAACTGGTGGACTAACCTGTATCAAATCGCACTT GTAATCTGGCAAATGGTGTCCCTCTGTCACGCAGAACTTCCACCCTCGCCTGAAAAGATCACGATCAAAATGCTCGACGGCACCGAAACGACCGCATATGGCTTTGGTGGCTACATCCTCAACGACAAGAAGTTCAAGCACATCGACCGTGACCTCCGCGAGCTGATCAATCAGTGCATGCTTCATGTTCCCGTCAAGCGCCCGACGATGGAGCAGCTTGAGAACCTTCTCCGAAGCAAGACAAACATCCAGGGCGTGGACCCGCAAAACCAGGAACAGGCGGAGACACAGAGATACTGTGAATGGCTGTTCAGGGGGACTCCGGCGCCCAAACCGGCGCAGCCAGTTGACCACAAACTACCGGCTGGGCTGAGGGGTTGGACAGTCAAgaatgtggtggaggagcaaaAGATTTGGTTGGAGACGCCCGAGAAGGCAGCAAGAAGGAAGGCACTGAATAAGGCTGCACAGACGAGGCACATGAACccggggagggtgctggcaAATAGGATTGGGattgtgagggaggtgaggaatTTATGGGGGGATTACTTCAAGAGGAagtga
- the ARP2_2 gene encoding Actin-related protein 2 (EggNog:ENOG503NTZD; COG:Q), whose protein sequence is MVLAVPTASLEGKVALVTGAGRGIGRGVALELGKRGASVVVNYVSSAGPASEVVKEIESYKNGAKAIAIQADVSKVSEINRLFSEAKKHFGKIDIVMSNSGTESWDKTEEVTEEKYDHVFNLNARAQFFVGQAAYKHLERNGRLILMTSIAAGLLGVKDHALYNASKMAVIGMVKSFATDFGVKGITVNGVAPGGIKSDMFTENAWHYIPGGSPDWGKEKIEGLMAAHCPLGRCAVPEDVARVVAFLSSEDGGWVNGQILTISGGSSQ, encoded by the coding sequence ATGGTCCTCGCCGTCCCCACCGCCAGCCTCGAAGGCAAGGTCGCCCTCGTCACCGGTGCTGGCCGTGGCATCGGCCGCGGCGTCGCCCTCGAGCTCGGCAAGCGCGGCGCCTCTGTTGTGGTCAACTACGTCTCCTCGGCCGGCCCGGCCAGCGAGGTGGTCAAGGAGATCGAGAGCTACAAGAACGGCGCCAAGGCCATCGCCATCCAGGCCGACGTGTCCAAAGTCAGCGAGATCAACCGCCTGTTCTCGGAAGCCAAGAAGCACTTTGGCAAGATCGACATTGTCATGTCTAACTCTGGGACTGAATCCTGGGAcaagacggaggaggtgacCGAGGAGAAGTACGACCACGTCTTTAATCTTAATGCGCGCGCGCAGTTCTTTGTCGGGCAGGCGGCGTACAAGCATTTGGAGCGGAACGGGCGGTTGATTCTCATGACGAGCATTGCggctgggttgttgggggtgaaggaTCATGCGCTGTATAATGCTAGCAAGATGGCGGTTATTGGGATGGTGAAGAGTTTCGCAACGGACTTTGGGGTGAAGGGGATCACGGTTAATGGGGTTGCGCCGGGGGGGATCAAGAGTGATATGTTTACTGAGAATGCGTGGCATTATATTCCCGGGGGAAGCCCGGAttgggggaaggagaagattgAGGGGTTGATGGCTGCTCATTGCCCGCTTGGACGGTGCGCGGTGCCGGAGGatgtggcgagggtggtggcttTTTTGAGTAGTGAGGATGGCGGGTGGGTGAATGGGCAGATTTTGACTATTAGTGGGGGGAGTTCGCAGtag
- a CDS encoding uncharacterized protein (COG:T; EggNog:ENOG503P85U) → MANQKTEDIKDLNAFRYMQRQRQDYFDQFRRGLNYGHPGNEALMRLQRNKHARHFVYKIQEVWDEAGPGQTRQAALEANDRQAATMAVADFRLVKILGWGGLGVASMYDAVGKDNKMLQVVCKIDIFPHYTCSPREVKAHLMTAGAKHVMQQVILQAEGGISDAAINRLGNIARQTAAGVDMTVPTSIDSRGRKRKRDPKDGDGDDDFEVIEAVPIGEFEELDLNEIKHDMKVDARKELDANQRVLFI, encoded by the exons ATGGCTAACCAGAAGACGGAGGATATCAAGGATCTAAATGCCTTCCGCTACATGCAGCGGCAGCGACAAGACTACTTCGACCAGTTCCGCAGAGGACTGAATTATGGTCACCCCGGCAACGAGGCATTGATGAGACTGCAA CGAAACAAACACGCAAGGCACTTTGTCTACAAAATCCAGGAGGTCTGGGACGAGGCAGGTCCTGGACAGACCAGGCAGGCTGCCTTGGAGGCCAACGACAGACAGGCTGCGACTATGGCGGTTGCTGACTTCAGGCTGGTTAAGATTCTTGGCTGGGGTGGTTTGGGCGTGGCCAGTATGTACGACGCCGTTGGCAAGGACAACAAAATGCTACAGGTCGTGTGCAAGATTGACATCTTTCCCCATTACACGTGTAGCCCCCGTGAGGTCAAGGCCCATCTCATGACCGCGGGCGCGAAACACGTCATGCAGCAGGTTATCCTGCAGGCTGAGGGGGGTATATCTGATGCCGCGATCAACAGACTGGGAAATATAGCGAGGCAGACAGCGGCTGGGGTGGATATGACTGTGCCTACGTCTATTGATAGTAGGGGGAGAAAACGCAAACGTGACCCCaaggatggcgatggcgatgatgattTCGAAGTGATTGAGGCGGTGCCAATtggcgagtttgaggagCTGGATTTGAACGAAATCAAACACGACATGAAAGTAGACGCGAGAAAAGAGCTGGATGCGAACCAGAGGGTGCTGTTTATTTAG
- a CDS encoding uncharacterized protein (EggNog:ENOG503P5PW; COG:Q), with product MRGCRSTCNISFPIFSPQQLENQHVYRTVLVIGANGGIGFQLATRFLKEGYKVFGTYRPQTKDDVSVAEMRWGRPQATALLFLILKLRQLDETGVQSIELDYANEESTTAAAKGFAGEKLDILINCGAIYNT from the exons ATGCGGGGTTGTCGGTCGACTTGCAACATCTCATTCCCCATCTTCTCTCCTCAGCAATTGGAGAACCAACATGTCTACAGAACAGTCCTAGTCATTG GTGCCAATGGAGGCATCGGCTTTCAGCTGGCCACCAGGTTCTTAAAGGAAGGCTACAAAGTCTTTGGAACATACCGCCCACAGACAAAAGACGATGTCTCGGTTGCTGAGATGAGGTGGGGCCGCCCTCAAGCGACAGCCTTGCTGTTCCTGATCCTGAAACTGAGACAGCTCGACGAAACCGGGGTGCAAAGCATCGAGCTGGATTATGCCAATGAAGagtccaccaccgccgctgccaagGGGTTTGCTGGTGAGAAGTTGGACATTCTCATCAATTGCGGAGCCATATACAACACCTAG
- the ACE2 gene encoding Metallothionein expression activator (COG:S; EggNog:ENOG503NY85): MLSNPPQSGGGMHPRQRQHRRQISTPTAFEAVKIAPLPNFSQQQQQQRQPIAHRRGLSLDTRRQQQFVPTTPTSSSARQEYLAARHEYSNQMAAMPPVSSSSPAVPTTPQQILRENQQRQSLSRPGTSGTDHSDTSSNHSFQSFHDSSDAFLVSPNVTPNNQRFVDALASPAPMVEMSPLPYEAYMNSMGMMKNQAAFGSNSGIDVGGGSFDFYAQGDSALSTPTFLTFPDSSPASTGQGGWISEGETGSAQSRRNSRRISNGISDKVAKFENMMNNGGDLQHRPVTPSNHHQFVAGGEINQWAAGVDNESFPPTPTEMPAEQEQQQQIPSRFRDDYDESMEETLKPVRGNKHNNRNSGIFQELRQQAEQQAAAAAAAAGGVSQTPPPTGGVMGAYGGGMQQGLTTPEFMNMRSMNAEFVKIEHNFDGFHFGMAGGGTMAPQMGGLVGTAAAGGMINPGGGGQLDGDGQKATLQHMPLTAASLSRHSSPHPSSLHQHRRTESIASLASAASIASINIEETKTDTGVTLDDIAQYIQGPDPSDGKWVCLYEECNKRFGRKENIKSHVQTHLNDRQYQCPSCHKCFVRQHDLKRHAKIHTGIKPYPCECGNSFARHDALTRHRQRGMCIGAFDGIVRKVVKRGRPRKDRGEGGETERREKKERVRKGKREDGGGEEMSSASSQSGYSESCSSVGSPTGYEEDFPDILDVAMTGGGNGVSGTATMDPGSLSLGPPGGGGGGGLSNARMPPVHPMYKGTTTSMEEQVRSPSAMSNYSRASSRLSGRRGTAGEEFVPPRRHGSPAKSTASYHTPPELSSSSSPPPTGTSGRFFEDGDSQQQPVSTGVCMPGFVSLDNDMLIGFGGEGGHPHGLVVPVQLDHGGHHGVPGSMGMQHQGLMSTLGGKFDPEGEYEQMGMFGGMNGMGVPGGDVFFSGN; encoded by the coding sequence ATGCTCTCCAATCCTCCTCAATCGGGCGGCGGCATGCACCCGCGCCAGCGCCAACACCGAAGACAAATCTCCACACCCACAGCCTTTGAAGCCGTCAAGATCGCGCCACTGCCCAACTtttcccagcagcagcaacaacaacgccaacCTATTGCCCACCGACGAGGTCTGAGCCTGGATACTCGACGACAGCAGCAATTCGTGCCCACGACGCCCACATCATCCTCTGCTCGGCAAGAATATCTCGCTGCTCGACATGAGTACAGCAACCAGATGGCAGCGATGCCGCCAGTTTCTTCCTCCAGCCCGGCCGttcccaccacaccacagcAAATCCTTCGAGAGAACCAGCAGCGACAAAGCCTGTCTCGTCCTGGCACGTCCGGCACCGACCACAGCGACACCTCGTCCAACCACTCGTTCCAGTCCTTCCATGACAGCAGCGACGCCTTTCTCGTATCGCCAAACGTGACGCCCAACAACCAGCGGTTCGTCGATGCCCTGGCCAGCCCTGCGCCAATGGTGGAGATGAGTCCCCTGCCGTACGAAGCTTACATGAACTCGATGGGCATGATGAAGAACCAGGCCGCGTTTGGCAGCAACAGTGGGATCGACGTTGGTGGGGGTAGTTTTGACTTTTACGCCCAGGGGGATAGTGCGCTTTCCACGCCGACGTTTCTTACTTTTCCCGATTCTAGTCCTGCGAGCACGGGTCAGGGTGGGTGGATTTCGGAGGGGGAGACGGGGTCTGCGCAGAGCCGTAGGAACTCACGCAGGATAAGCAATGGGATTAGTGATAAGGTGGCCAAGTTTGAGAATATGATGAACAACGGCGGCGACCTTCAACATCGGCCGGTGACACCTTCCAATCATCATCAGTTTGTTGCGGGAGGGGAGATTAACCAGTGGGCTGCCGGGGTGGACAATGAAAGTTTTCCTCCGACCCCGACTGAGATGCCGGCGGagcaagagcagcagcaacagatcCCGAGCAGGTTTCGCGATGATTATGATGAGAGTATGGAGGAGACGCTCAAGCCTGTGAGGGGGAATAAGCATAATAATCGGAATTCGGGGATTTTCCAGGAGCTGAGGCAGCAGGCGGAGCagcaagctgctgctgctgctgctgctgctggcggtgTCAGTCAgacaccgccgccgacgggaggggtgatgggggcctatggtggtgggatgcaGCAGGGGTTGACGACGCCAGAGTTTATGAACATGCGGAGCATGAATGCCGAGTTTGTTAAGATTGAGCACAATTTTGATGGGTTTCACTTTGGAATGGCAGGAGGAGGGACGATGGCGCCGCAgatggggggtttggttgggaCGGCTGCTGCCGGGGGTATGATCAAcccgggtggtggtggtcaactggatggtgatggacaGAAGGCGACGCTGCAGCACATGCCGCTTACGGCGGCGAGTCTGTCGCGTCATAGCTCGCCTCATCCATCGTCGTTGCATCAGCACCGCCGAACGGAGTCGATTGCTTCTCTGGCGTCTGCGGCGTCGATTGCCTCGATCAACATTGAGGAGACAAAGACTGATACGGGGGTCACGCTGGATGACATTGCGCAGTATATCCAGGGACCTGACCCTTCGGATGGGAAGTGGGTGTGCTTGTACGAGGAGTGCAACAAGCGGTTCGGGCGGAAGGAGAATATTAAGAGCCATGTCCAGACGCACCTGAACGACCGCCAGTATCAGTGTCCGAGCTGCCACAAGTGCTTTGTGAGGCAGCATGATTTGAAGAGGCATGCCAAGATTCACACGGGGATCAAGCCTTATCCGTGTGAGTGTGGGAATAGCTTTGCGAGGCATGATGCGTTGACGAGGCATCGGCAGAGGGGGATGTGCATTGGGGCTTTTGATGGGATtgtgaggaaggtggtgaagagggggcggccgaggaaggacagaggggaggggggggaaacagagaggagggagaagaaggagagggttaggaaggggaagagggaggatggtgggggggaggagatgagcaGTGCGAGTAGTCAGAGTGGGTATAGTGAGAGTTGCTCGAGTGTTGGGTCGCCGACGGGGTATGAGGAGGACTTTCCGGATATTTTGGATGTGGCGATGACGGGGGGTGGTAATGGGGTGAGTGGGACTGCGACGATGGATCCGGGGAGTTTGAGTTTGGGACCGCCgggcggtgggggtggtggtgggttgagtAATGCGCGGATGCCGCCTGTTCATCCGATGTATAAGGGGACGACAACAAGTATGGAGGAACAGGTCAGGAGTCCGAGCGCGATGAGCAATTACAGCCGTGCCTCATCGAGGCTttctgggaggagggggacggcCGGGGAGGAGTTTGTGCCGCCTCGGCGACATGGGTCTCCGGCGAAGAGCACGGCGAGTTATCATACTCCGCCGGAGCTGTCGAGTAGCtcttcgccgccgccgacggGGACGAGTGGGAGAttttttgaggatggggacAGTCAACAGCAGCCGGTTTCGACGGGGGTGTGTATGCCCGGCTTTGTGAGCTTGGATAATGACATGTTgattgggtttgggggggagggtggtcaTCCGCATGGGTTGGTCGTGCCGGTGCAGTTGGATCATGGTGGGCATCATGGTGTGCCGGGTTCGATGGGGATGCAGCATCAGGGGTTAATGTCGACGTTGGGAGGCAAGTTTGATCCTGAAGGGGAGTATGAGCAGATGGGGATGTTTGGGGGAATgaatgggatgggggtgCCGGGCGGGGATGTGTTCTTTTCGGGGAACTGA